The Fictibacillus arsenicus genome contains a region encoding:
- a CDS encoding NuoB/complex I 20 kDa subunit family protein, producing the protein MDIKWELTAEERSELERNVFMVTLEQVKAWARSNSLWPLTFGLACCAIEMMGTGSSHYDLDRFGSIFRTSPRQSDVMIVSGTVTKKMAPVLKRLYEQMPEPKWVIAMGSCATAGGPYIKSYAVVKGVDQIVPVDVYIPGCPPNPAALIYGINKLQEKIRYEAKTGKKVMSE; encoded by the coding sequence ATGGACATAAAATGGGAGCTTACGGCTGAAGAACGTTCAGAACTGGAACGCAACGTCTTTATGGTAACACTCGAACAAGTAAAAGCATGGGCACGAAGCAACTCGCTTTGGCCGCTCACATTCGGACTCGCGTGCTGTGCGATTGAGATGATGGGAACGGGTTCCTCGCATTATGACTTAGACCGCTTCGGAAGTATTTTTCGGACGTCTCCTCGGCAGTCAGATGTCATGATCGTTTCAGGAACCGTTACGAAAAAAATGGCGCCTGTTTTAAAAAGATTGTATGAGCAGATGCCTGAGCCAAAGTGGGTCATTGCGATGGGTTCTTGTGCAACTGCAGGCGGTCCATATATCAAATCATATGCCGTTGTAAAAGGGGTCGATCAGATCGTCCCTGTCGACGTGTACATACCAGGCTGCCCACCGAACCCAGCAGCGCTTATTTACGGCATCAACAAGCTTCAGGAAAAAATCCGTTATGAAGCGAAGACCGGCAAGAAGGTGATGAGCGAATGA
- the nuoK gene encoding NADH-quinone oxidoreductase subunit NuoK: MSSVPLTAYLMLALILFCIGLFGALTKRNAVIVLISIELMLNAVNINLVAFAKYSINPGLTGQIFSLFTITVAAAEAAVGLAILIALYRNRQTVNVDEMDTMKR; the protein is encoded by the coding sequence ATGAGCTCTGTACCTTTAACGGCTTACTTGATGCTTGCCTTGATCCTGTTCTGCATCGGTTTGTTCGGTGCACTTACAAAACGAAATGCGGTCATTGTGCTGATTTCAATAGAATTGATGCTGAATGCCGTAAATATTAATTTAGTAGCTTTTGCGAAATACTCGATTAATCCGGGACTCACCGGACAGATTTTCTCCTTGTTCACCATTACGGTAGCGGCTGCAGAAGCGGCAGTGGGACTCGCGATTCTGATCGCGTTGTATCGCAACCGTCAAACGGTAAATGTGGATGAAATGGATACGATGAAGCGATAA
- a CDS encoding NADH-quinone oxidoreductase subunit D: MIRTEEMLLNVGPQHPSTHGVFRIVLKIDGETIIEATPVIGYLHRGTEKLAENLQYTQIIPYTDRMDYLAAMTNNYVICHAVETMMSLEIPERAEYLRVIVMELGRIASHLVWFGTYLLDIGAMSPFLYAFREREAIINMLNEICGARLTFNYMRVGGVKWDAPDGWIEKVRDFIPYMREELAGYHDLVTGNEIFLNRVKGIGYYTKEEALDYSLSGANLRCTGTSWDLRKDEPYSIYDRFDFDVPVFHTGDAWARYQCRMQEIEESLKILEQAVEQFPEEGPVIAKVPRIIKPPKGEAFVRIESPRGEIGCYIASEGKKEPYRLKFRRPSFYNLQILPKLLVGENISNLITILGGIDIVLGEVDG, from the coding sequence ATGATCAGAACAGAAGAGATGCTCCTTAACGTAGGACCTCAGCATCCAAGTACACACGGCGTTTTCCGGATCGTACTGAAGATCGACGGTGAAACCATTATTGAAGCGACACCTGTAATCGGCTACTTGCACCGCGGTACTGAAAAACTCGCTGAAAATTTACAATATACGCAGATCATCCCTTACACAGACCGCATGGATTATTTGGCTGCGATGACGAACAACTACGTGATCTGCCATGCCGTTGAAACGATGATGAGTCTTGAGATTCCGGAACGTGCTGAATACTTGCGCGTTATTGTGATGGAGCTTGGACGAATCGCGAGTCACCTCGTTTGGTTCGGTACATATTTACTTGATATTGGTGCGATGAGCCCGTTTCTATACGCATTCCGTGAAAGGGAAGCGATCATCAACATGCTGAACGAAATTTGCGGTGCGCGCCTTACGTTCAACTACATGCGTGTCGGCGGCGTGAAGTGGGATGCGCCAGATGGATGGATCGAAAAGGTTCGTGATTTTATTCCGTATATGAGAGAAGAACTTGCGGGCTATCACGATCTCGTGACAGGAAACGAAATCTTCCTGAACCGTGTAAAAGGGATCGGCTATTACACGAAGGAAGAAGCACTCGATTACTCATTAAGCGGTGCGAACTTAAGATGTACCGGCACGAGCTGGGATCTTAGAAAAGACGAGCCGTATTCAATCTATGACCGTTTTGATTTTGATGTACCTGTCTTTCATACAGGCGATGCATGGGCGCGTTATCAGTGCCGCATGCAGGAAATTGAGGAATCATTAAAAATTTTAGAACAAGCTGTTGAACAATTCCCTGAAGAGGGTCCTGTAATTGCAAAAGTGCCAAGAATTATCAAGCCGCCAAAAGGGGAAGCGTTTGTCAGAATAGAGTCGCCGCGTGGCGAGATCGGCTGCTACATAGCATCAGAAGGAAAGAAAGAGCCTTACCGCTTAAAGTTCCGCAGACCGTCTTTTTATAACCTGCAGATCTTGCCTAAGCTTTTAGTCGGCGAAAACATTTCCAACTTGATTACGATTTTAGGCGGAATCGACATTGTGCTCGGGGAGGTTGATGGCTGA
- the nuoL gene encoding NADH-quinone oxidoreductase subunit L yields the protein MLQMSWLIPLFPLLSFILLLLFRKSKSESTAWIGVLLTGISLVMSFGVFFAVWQGEGIKTEGTWFQIGERAITMGFEVNPLNALMLVIVSLVSFLVHLYSKGYMHGDERFPVFFAYLGLFSFAMLGLVLSPNLLQLYMFWELVGLGSFLLIGFYYFKPEAKAAAKKAFVMTRIGDVGLFIGMVLLFWQVGSFEYDEIFASVKNGDISSGMLTLTALCIFVGAVGKSGQLPLHTWLPDAMEGPTPVSALIHAATMVAAGVYLVAAMYPLFQASEAALTVVAVVGGLTAIFAASIGLMQKDIKRVLAYSTVSQLGYMMLALGASGYVAGIFHLTTHAFFKALLFLAAGSVIHAVHTQNIEEMGGLWKKLRITGPLFLIGALAISGVPLLSGFFSKDEILASTYADGKYGLFWLAVIAAFMTAFYMFRLFFLVFTGEERGNEKGVHESPGVMTFPMIVLGVLAVVAGYLNTTWFGTFLSDYLAQGPVELTHGDHHGPAWIPLVATLAAALGIGLAYLIYQKGTLSRDWITRSFPSLADVIYNKWYIDEGYDQTVVKGTRGLSKLGVLFDRYVVDGLVTAVTNGVQGLSKIGSRLQNGQVQSYGTAAIFGIVILLLIVALTGGYFS from the coding sequence ATGTTGCAGATGAGTTGGCTTATACCGTTGTTCCCGCTTTTATCCTTCATTCTTTTACTGCTGTTCAGGAAATCCAAAAGTGAAAGCACCGCTTGGATTGGAGTGCTTTTAACAGGAATTTCGCTCGTCATGTCCTTCGGCGTATTTTTTGCCGTCTGGCAAGGTGAGGGTATAAAGACAGAGGGAACTTGGTTTCAGATCGGAGAACGTGCGATCACGATGGGCTTTGAGGTGAATCCTCTTAATGCGCTCATGCTCGTAATCGTTTCACTTGTAAGTTTTTTAGTACACCTTTATTCAAAAGGGTACATGCACGGTGACGAACGATTCCCGGTATTCTTCGCATATTTAGGATTGTTTTCATTCGCGATGCTCGGACTGGTTCTTTCTCCTAATCTATTACAGCTGTATATGTTTTGGGAGCTTGTAGGACTTGGTTCTTTTCTATTAATCGGATTCTATTATTTTAAGCCGGAAGCAAAGGCCGCTGCTAAAAAGGCCTTCGTCATGACCCGTATCGGAGACGTTGGCCTGTTTATCGGAATGGTTTTGCTATTTTGGCAAGTTGGCAGTTTCGAATATGACGAGATTTTTGCTTCTGTAAAAAATGGCGATATCTCATCAGGGATGCTGACACTCACGGCTCTTTGTATTTTTGTAGGAGCGGTCGGTAAATCAGGTCAGCTGCCGCTTCACACGTGGCTTCCGGATGCGATGGAAGGCCCTACGCCTGTTTCGGCACTCATCCACGCTGCAACGATGGTAGCAGCTGGGGTGTACTTAGTAGCGGCGATGTATCCGCTCTTTCAAGCATCAGAAGCAGCATTGACGGTTGTTGCTGTTGTCGGGGGATTGACAGCGATATTCGCAGCATCGATCGGCCTCATGCAAAAAGATATTAAACGCGTTTTAGCGTATTCTACTGTCAGCCAGTTAGGGTATATGATGCTCGCGCTTGGTGCATCAGGCTATGTGGCAGGGATTTTTCACCTGACGACACACGCCTTCTTTAAAGCATTGCTGTTCTTAGCGGCCGGAAGTGTCATTCATGCCGTACATACACAAAACATCGAAGAAATGGGCGGGCTTTGGAAAAAGCTTCGGATCACGGGGCCACTCTTCTTGATCGGAGCACTCGCGATTTCAGGCGTTCCGCTTTTATCAGGATTCTTCTCAAAAGATGAAATTTTAGCAAGCACATATGCAGACGGCAAGTACGGACTGTTCTGGCTCGCTGTCATCGCTGCATTCATGACTGCGTTCTATATGTTCCGTTTGTTTTTCCTTGTGTTTACAGGGGAGGAACGAGGTAACGAGAAGGGTGTCCATGAATCACCAGGCGTGATGACATTCCCGATGATCGTTCTTGGCGTGTTAGCTGTCGTTGCGGGTTACCTGAACACAACATGGTTTGGAACATTTTTATCCGATTACCTGGCACAAGGCCCGGTTGAACTGACGCACGGCGATCACCATGGACCTGCTTGGATCCCGCTTGTTGCCACACTGGCTGCCGCTTTAGGAATCGGTCTCGCTTATTTAATCTATCAAAAAGGGACTCTTTCCAGAGACTGGATTACTCGTTCGTTCCCTAGCCTCGCGGATGTTATCTACAACAAGTGGTATATCGATGAAGGCTATGATCAAACCGTTGTAAAAGGAACGAGAGGTTTGAGCAAGCTTGGTGTTCTCTTCGACCGCTATGTTGTTGATGGACTCGTAACAGCTGTAACAAACGGTGTTCAAGGACTTAGCAAGATCGGCTCGCGTCTGCAGAACGGTCAAGTGCAGTCCTACGGAACAGCGGCTATCTTTGGAATCGTGATTTTATTGCTTATTGTGGCATTGACGGGGGGGTATTTCTCATGA
- a CDS encoding complex I subunit 4 family protein: MNAWLLSILIFSPLLGVLVLMFVPSNDEKSIKWLGVLGTLFPLGIALVVLSAFKMGGEGLQLTEKFSWISYEVFQSKGQVSYPIFYEVGVNGLSMVLILLTAVVSVLAAIASFSIKQNWKSYFILFFLLEMGMLGVFAAQNLFLFFIFFEVTLIPMFFLIGRWGYLEKEKAAYSFLIYNGVGSAILLIVFVTLFMKTGTMNFEQLAYTFSLPQAELNQLFITKGFKMGMLIALLVAFAVKLPVFPLHSWMVRVHVQAPPAIVMIHSGILLKIGAYGVIVFGAGMFPDQFKSLAFIIGLFGVINLLYGAFLALTQTDVKRVLAYSSVSHMGIVLIGLAAGNESGMMGAVFQVVSHGLISALLFFLVGALYERSGSSELSAFGGVAKRMPILAGVFLAGGLASLGLPGMSGFISEFMAFLGLFEKMPVLAAVGTLGLILTAVYVLRAVLAITFGAEKELNETRDLSSSERVPAFVLLAAILFIGIYPAWLSDMLRPTLDAILLGLGG; encoded by the coding sequence ATGAACGCATGGCTTCTTTCCATCTTGATCTTTTCCCCTTTGTTAGGTGTGCTGGTACTCATGTTTGTACCTTCTAACGATGAAAAATCGATTAAATGGCTTGGTGTGTTAGGAACACTTTTCCCATTAGGCATCGCACTAGTCGTCCTCTCAGCTTTCAAAATGGGAGGAGAAGGGCTGCAGCTGACGGAAAAATTCAGCTGGATCTCTTATGAAGTTTTTCAGTCAAAAGGTCAGGTAAGCTATCCGATCTTTTATGAAGTAGGGGTTAACGGACTTTCGATGGTGCTGATCCTCTTGACAGCTGTCGTTTCGGTGCTCGCAGCAATCGCTTCTTTCTCCATCAAACAAAACTGGAAAAGCTACTTCATTTTGTTTTTCCTTCTGGAGATGGGAATGCTCGGCGTGTTTGCAGCTCAAAATCTGTTTTTATTCTTTATTTTCTTTGAAGTCACACTCATTCCGATGTTTTTCTTAATCGGACGCTGGGGTTACTTAGAAAAAGAAAAAGCGGCTTACAGCTTTCTAATCTATAACGGTGTTGGTTCAGCCATTTTGCTTATTGTATTCGTTACGCTGTTCATGAAAACAGGCACGATGAACTTCGAACAGCTCGCTTACACGTTTTCTCTGCCGCAAGCAGAGCTGAACCAGCTGTTTATTACAAAGGGCTTTAAAATGGGGATGCTGATTGCGCTGCTGGTCGCATTTGCCGTAAAGCTGCCGGTTTTCCCTCTGCATTCATGGATGGTCCGTGTGCACGTTCAGGCGCCGCCTGCGATTGTCATGATTCACTCAGGAATCCTGTTGAAAATTGGAGCTTACGGAGTGATCGTGTTTGGGGCAGGCATGTTCCCTGATCAGTTCAAGTCACTCGCTTTTATTATCGGACTTTTCGGTGTGATCAACCTGCTTTACGGAGCGTTTTTAGCATTAACCCAAACCGATGTAAAACGCGTTCTCGCTTATTCTTCCGTTTCACATATGGGAATCGTACTGATTGGTCTTGCTGCCGGCAATGAATCAGGAATGATGGGAGCCGTTTTCCAAGTGGTCTCTCACGGTTTGATCTCAGCACTGCTGTTTTTCTTAGTGGGTGCATTATATGAACGATCCGGCAGTTCTGAGTTAAGTGCATTTGGCGGAGTGGCAAAAAGGATGCCGATTCTGGCTGGTGTATTCCTAGCCGGCGGTCTCGCATCACTTGGTCTGCCGGGTATGTCCGGCTTCATTAGCGAGTTCATGGCGTTTTTAGGGTTATTTGAAAAAATGCCAGTGTTAGCTGCAGTGGGAACCCTTGGCCTGATTTTAACAGCGGTTTATGTATTGAGAGCCGTACTGGCTATCACGTTTGGAGCTGAAAAAGAACTGAATGAAACGCGTGACTTATCATCGTCAGAACGGGTTCCGGCGTTCGTGCTGCTCGCAGCGATTCTTTTTATCGGAATTTATCCAGCGTGGTTAAGTGATATGCTCCGTCCAACATTAGATGCCATTCTGCTAGGGTTAGGGGGCTAA
- a CDS encoding NADH-quinone oxidoreductase subunit J translates to MTGEMIAFFLLALTAITGGVLLINLTNVVHMVVALIFTFIAIAGIYITLSAEFVAVVQVLIYSGAITIIMLFGIMLTRHQEKEKRAPRLKIILTGLAIGLFFLIMYGKIKDLNFGQQDVELHVDNTKKIGIELYSHYVIPFELTSVLLLVALIGSIILAKRDDDEKEAKK, encoded by the coding sequence ATGACCGGTGAAATGATAGCTTTTTTCCTGCTAGCACTGACAGCGATTACCGGCGGTGTTCTTCTGATCAATCTGACAAATGTCGTACACATGGTTGTCGCACTTATTTTCACATTTATTGCGATTGCAGGTATTTACATTACGTTGTCTGCTGAATTCGTAGCGGTTGTTCAAGTGCTCATCTATTCAGGTGCCATTACAATTATCATGCTATTCGGAATCATGCTGACGAGGCATCAGGAAAAAGAGAAGCGTGCACCGCGGCTAAAAATTATACTGACGGGCCTTGCGATCGGTCTTTTCTTTCTGATTATGTACGGAAAAATCAAAGACTTAAACTTTGGCCAGCAGGACGTGGAACTGCACGTGGATAACACGAAAAAGATCGGGATCGAGCTGTATTCCCATTACGTTATCCCGTTTGAATTAACATCAGTTCTGCTTTTGGTAGCATTGATCGGCTCCATCATCCTCGCAAAACGCGATGATGATGAGAAGGAGGCAAAAAAATGA
- the nuoH gene encoding NADH-quinone oxidoreductase subunit NuoH, whose translation MMEDLLYAQPGWMHVAIFFALGAALLMTVLGFVTYAILAERKVLGFMQMRTGPNRVGGRFGLLQTVADVFKLLIKEDTIPKLADRPLFILAPVIAFAPAFMVLATIPFSENMQFADLGVGLLYYVAISGISTIGILMGGWASNNKYSLLGGMRAAAQMISYEIPLVISVIGVILFAGSLNLNDIVRGQENIAYIFLTPIGFFVFLISSIAELNRTPFDLPEAESELVAGYHVEYSGFRWAFFMLTEYVYLFAMASLTTVLFLGGWMPIPFLGFIPGMLWFGVKFSLVVFFMIWIRGTLPRLRADQLMGFAWKVLLPLALLNIFVSAAVKELFL comes from the coding sequence ATGATGGAGGATCTTTTATACGCACAGCCTGGCTGGATGCATGTAGCCATCTTCTTCGCACTTGGTGCAGCGCTGCTTATGACCGTTTTAGGTTTCGTAACATACGCAATTTTAGCTGAGCGTAAAGTGCTCGGATTCATGCAGATGCGTACAGGGCCGAACCGCGTTGGGGGAAGATTCGGTCTTCTGCAAACCGTCGCTGACGTATTTAAACTTTTAATAAAAGAAGATACCATTCCAAAGCTTGCTGACCGTCCACTATTCATTCTGGCTCCGGTTATCGCGTTCGCACCTGCGTTCATGGTGCTCGCGACGATACCGTTCTCGGAAAACATGCAGTTCGCAGACCTTGGTGTCGGCTTGCTTTATTATGTAGCCATCTCAGGGATTTCAACGATCGGCATCTTAATGGGCGGCTGGGCATCAAACAATAAATACTCGCTTTTAGGCGGCATGCGTGCTGCGGCACAGATGATTTCGTATGAGATCCCGCTCGTCATCTCGGTGATCGGCGTTATCCTTTTTGCCGGCAGCCTCAACTTAAACGACATTGTACGAGGACAAGAAAATATCGCGTACATCTTTTTAACACCGATCGGGTTTTTCGTCTTTTTGATCTCCTCGATCGCTGAGCTGAACCGTACACCGTTTGACTTGCCAGAAGCAGAATCAGAGCTTGTTGCCGGTTATCACGTGGAATACTCCGGTTTCCGCTGGGCATTCTTCATGCTGACAGAGTACGTGTATCTGTTCGCGATGGCGTCGCTGACAACAGTACTGTTCCTCGGCGGATGGATGCCGATACCGTTCTTAGGATTCATTCCAGGAATGTTGTGGTTTGGCGTAAAATTCAGCCTAGTTGTGTTTTTCATGATCTGGATTCGCGGAACACTTCCTCGTCTGCGTGCTGATCAGCTGATGGGCTTTGCGTGGAAAGTACTTCTTCCGCTCGCACTATTAAATATCTTTGTAAGTGCAGCAGTAAAAGAACTATTTTTATAA
- a CDS encoding NADH-quinone oxidoreductase subunit A: MDFYNLYQNNYLIVAVFLFLGILLPVVALTAGRLLRPYKPSAEKYTTYESGIEPFHQSWVQYNVRYYLFALMFVIFDVETVFLYPWAVAYEELGVFALIEMGIFVVLLTLGLVYAWKKKVLKWT; encoded by the coding sequence ATGGATTTTTACAATTTATATCAGAACAATTACCTCATCGTGGCTGTATTTCTTTTTTTAGGGATTCTTTTGCCGGTTGTCGCTTTGACAGCGGGTCGTCTGCTGCGACCTTATAAGCCATCAGCAGAAAAATACACCACTTACGAAAGCGGGATCGAACCTTTTCACCAAAGCTGGGTTCAATACAATGTCCGCTATTATTTGTTTGCACTTATGTTCGTCATTTTTGATGTTGAAACCGTGTTTTTATATCCATGGGCAGTGGCTTATGAAGAGCTAGGTGTTTTTGCCCTGATTGAAATGGGAATTTTCGTTGTTCTTTTAACGTTAGGTCTCGTATACGCTTGGAAAAAGAAGGTGCTTAAATGGACATAA
- the nuoI gene encoding NADH-quinone oxidoreductase subunit NuoI yields the protein MKGLVKGLGYTVKNLTKQNVTTSYPDVPIQMPDRFRGIQKFYPEKCIVCNQCAQICPTDCIQLTGKPHPDPAKKGKIIDTYDINFEICILCDLCTEVCPTEAIVMTNQFELAEYSRDDLFKNLEWLDENDENVRKENKA from the coding sequence ATGAAAGGTCTTGTGAAAGGTTTAGGCTACACCGTTAAGAACTTGACGAAGCAGAACGTGACGACAAGTTATCCGGACGTGCCGATCCAAATGCCCGACCGTTTCCGCGGTATCCAAAAGTTTTATCCGGAAAAGTGCATCGTGTGCAACCAGTGCGCGCAGATTTGCCCGACAGACTGCATCCAGTTAACGGGTAAGCCGCATCCGGATCCAGCGAAAAAAGGAAAAATCATTGATACGTATGATATCAACTTTGAAATATGTATTTTGTGCGATCTCTGTACAGAAGTGTGTCCAACAGAGGCGATCGTCATGACAAACCAGTTTGAACTCGCGGAATACAGCCGCGACGATCTGTTTAAAAATCTCGAATGGCTGGATGAAAACGATGAGAACGTCAGAAAGGAGAACAAAGCATGA
- a CDS encoding DUF1722 domain-containing protein, with the protein MKKETELLWASEKYSVMAKGYNFYKDIQGKMREARSAEDYYEIQRLIADYKQKPYDKKALINTLEHVWGYFKKEAEENDKKHFFSLLNELKELEVVEMDDIPYEMKLFLHYLLQKYPSDFLNQSTFIKK; encoded by the coding sequence TTGAAAAAAGAGACCGAACTGCTTTGGGCTAGTGAAAAGTATTCTGTAATGGCCAAGGGCTATAATTTTTATAAAGATATTCAGGGTAAAATGAGAGAAGCACGATCTGCAGAAGATTATTATGAAATTCAACGTTTGATCGCCGATTATAAACAAAAACCTTACGATAAAAAAGCACTTATCAATACATTGGAACACGTCTGGGGTTATTTTAAAAAAGAGGCTGAAGAAAACGATAAAAAGCACTTTTTTTCTTTATTAAATGAACTGAAAGAGTTAGAAGTAGTTGAGATGGATGACATTCCATATGAGATGAAGCTATTTTTGCATTATCTGCTGCAAAAATACCCGTCTGACTTCTTAAATCAATCTACTTTTATAAAAAAGTGA
- a CDS encoding NADH-quinone oxidoreductase subunit C: MTKEHGESNEGLSIEEQKKKAAAEAKAKAHELAKQRQAEKAKAAEASEPAAEPELTKEELKKKAAAEAKAKALELAKQRQAEKAKAAEAPEPAAEPELTKEELKKKAAAEAKAKALELAKQRQAEKAQASTESTEPAGDDEKAKAAAKAKAAAAAKAKSAAAAKAKLARETGGDAASELAPDDEKAKAAAKAKAAAAAKAKAAAAAKAKAAREAGGDAPAGDNEKAKAIAAAKAKAAAAAKARAAANAKGAASEPAEEEKPSPNQPILDTYIKVIKEHLGEDVLEDAYINRLSKDVPTLVAKPDTYYKIAEFLKHNDQLRFDYLSEMHGTDFETHFEVYNHLYSFVNRQSVALKVKIDRNSAVTHSITPLWAGANWPERETYDLLGIQFEGHPNLTRIMLPDDWVGHPLRKDYEPHDVEV, from the coding sequence ATGACAAAAGAGCATGGTGAATCAAATGAAGGATTATCAATAGAAGAGCAAAAGAAGAAAGCAGCCGCAGAGGCAAAGGCAAAGGCACATGAGCTTGCAAAACAGCGTCAGGCGGAAAAGGCGAAAGCGGCGGAAGCATCAGAACCCGCTGCAGAACCAGAATTAACAAAAGAAGAGCTGAAAAAGAAGGCTGCAGCTGAAGCGAAGGCAAAAGCACTAGAACTCGCAAAACAGCGTCAGGCTGAAAAAGCGAAAGCGGCAGAAGCGCCTGAACCAGCGGCAGAACCTGAATTAACAAAAGAAGAGCTGAAAAAGAAAGCTGCTGCAGAAGCGAAGGCAAAAGCGCTTGAGCTTGCGAAGCAGCGTCAGGCTGAAAAAGCCCAAGCTTCCACTGAATCAACTGAGCCAGCGGGGGATGATGAAAAGGCGAAAGCAGCAGCAAAAGCAAAGGCCGCTGCAGCTGCGAAAGCGAAATCAGCCGCTGCCGCGAAGGCAAAACTAGCAAGAGAAACAGGCGGAGATGCAGCATCAGAACTAGCACCCGACGACGAAAAAGCGAAAGCAGCAGCAAAAGCAAAGGCTGCCGCCGCTGCAAAAGCAAAAGCAGCTGCAGCCGCGAAAGCAAAAGCAGCAAGAGAAGCGGGCGGAGATGCTCCAGCAGGGGACAATGAAAAGGCGAAAGCCATCGCTGCCGCGAAAGCAAAGGCCGCAGCCGCTGCAAAAGCGCGTGCCGCAGCTAACGCAAAAGGAGCTGCATCAGAACCAGCAGAAGAAGAGAAACCATCTCCAAACCAGCCGATCCTCGATACCTACATAAAAGTCATCAAAGAGCACTTAGGAGAAGATGTTTTAGAAGATGCTTATATTAACAGACTCTCAAAAGACGTGCCGACATTAGTCGCGAAACCCGATACCTATTACAAAATCGCTGAGTTTTTAAAACACAACGATCAGCTTCGTTTTGATTATCTGTCTGAAATGCATGGGACAGATTTTGAAACCCATTTTGAAGTTTATAACCATTTATATTCGTTTGTAAATCGCCAGTCCGTTGCATTAAAAGTAAAAATAGACAGAAATAGTGCAGTTACCCACTCTATTACCCCGTTATGGGCAGGCGCAAACTGGCCTGAGCGTGAAACGTATGATCTTTTAGGAATCCAATTTGAAGGTCATCCAAATTTAACACGCATCATGCTTCCGGATGACTGGGTAGGTCATCCGCTCAGAAAAGATTACGAACCGCATGACGTGGAGGTGTAG